The following are encoded together in the Janthinobacterium sp. Marseille genome:
- a CDS encoding ABC transporter permease has product MIGFQTLFYKEMLRFWKVATQTVAAPILTAVLYLLIFGHVLEDHVQVYPGVKYTAFLIPGLVMMSVLQNAFANSSSSLIQSKITGNLVFVLLPPLSHWELFSAYVMAAVVRGLVVGTGVFIVTAWFADMSFVAPWWILIFAILGAAMLGTMGLIAGIWAEKFDQLAAFQNFLIMPATFLSGVFYSVHSLPPFWQTVSHMNPFFYMIDGFRYGFFGQSDVNPLVSSTVVAFFLVLLAGVGMSLLKSGYKLRH; this is encoded by the coding sequence ATGATAGGCTTCCAGACCCTGTTTTATAAAGAAATGCTGCGCTTCTGGAAAGTCGCGACGCAAACCGTGGCTGCACCTATCCTGACTGCGGTCTTGTACTTGCTGATCTTCGGCCATGTGCTGGAAGACCATGTGCAGGTATATCCGGGCGTGAAATATACTGCCTTCCTGATTCCCGGCCTGGTAATGATGAGCGTGTTGCAAAATGCTTTCGCCAATTCATCGTCGTCGCTGATCCAGTCGAAGATCACCGGCAACCTGGTTTTCGTTTTGTTGCCGCCGTTGTCGCATTGGGAGCTGTTTAGCGCCTATGTGATGGCAGCCGTGGTGCGTGGCCTGGTGGTCGGCACTGGCGTGTTCATCGTGACTGCATGGTTCGCCGATATGTCTTTCGTGGCGCCGTGGTGGATTTTGATATTCGCGATACTGGGCGCCGCGATGCTGGGCACCATGGGTTTGATCGCTGGTATCTGGGCGGAGAAGTTTGACCAGCTTGCAGCATTCCAAAACTTCCTGATCATGCCTGCCACTTTCCTGTCAGGCGTATTTTATTCGGTGCATTCCTTGCCGCCGTTTTGGCAAACCGTATCGCATATGAATCCGTTCTTTTACATGATAGACGGTTTCCGTTATGGCTTCTTTGGCCAGTCCGATGTGAATCCGCTGGTAAGCTCGACGGTTGTTGCATTTTTCCTGGTGCTGCTGGCAGGTGTCGGCATGTCGCTCCTGAAGAGCGGCTACAAGCTGCGCCATTAA